The genomic stretch GATCATCGTGTCCAGCCGCTTGCGCAGCGTCTCCAGTTCGCAGCGCATCAGCTCCAGCTTCTGCGTCGCGGGATCGAACATCTCGCTGCACGGCGTGCCATAGGGCACGAAATCGCGCTGCCACGCCTGCGCCTCGACCAAGGTCGAGCGCGCCGGGATGCCGACCATCACCGCGCCCTCGGGCACATCCTTGGTCACCACGGCATTCGCGCCGACCCGCGCGCGCTCGCCAACAATGATCGGCCCCAGCACCTGCGCGCCCGAACCCAGGATCACGCCGTCCATCAGCGTCGGGTGCCGCTTGCCCGCAACGCCATTGTCCGGACTGGTCCCGCCTAGCGTGACGCATTGATAGATCGTGACATTGTCGCCGATCTCCGCGGTCTCGCCGATCACGACAAAGCCATGGTCGATGAAGAAATTGCGCCCGATCGTGGCGCCGGGATGGATGTCGATCGCCGTCATCCAGCGCGACCAGTGGTTGACCGCGCGCGCCGCGAAATACCAGCGGCGCCGGAACAGCGCATGCGCGATGCGGTGATAGCCGAGCGCCCACACGCCCGGATAGAGCAGGATTTCGGCACGCGAACGCGGCGCGGGATCGCGCGCGCGGATCGAATCGATATAGGCCGTCAGACGCTGGAACATGGCCGGAGTCCCCTTTATCGCGCCCATCTAGTGCATCGGCGCCCGAATTTCCAGAACGCCCCCTGCCCGCGCTTGTTGCCGGTAAACACTATGTGTCTTGTGATGCGGCCCCCGGCACGGCATTTCCCACGCGACGACTGGGCAATGGCATAGGGCGCGGATGATCTTCGGAGTGGACCTTTCGGCGTTGCTGCCCTTCATCGCGGTGGGCTTCGCGGCGCAGATGGTCGATGGCGCATTGGGCATGGCGTTCGGCATCATCAATTCGACGCTGCTGGTCAGTTTCCTGGGCGTCCCCCCCGCGCATGCCTCGGCGATGGTCCATGCGGTCGAGACGTTCACGACGGCGGCGTCGGGGGCCAGCCATGTGCTTCATCGCAACATCAACTGGCGGCTGTTCTTCCGGCTGGTGATCCCCGGCATGATCGGCGGCGCGCTGGGCGCCTATGTGCTCAGCAATATCGATGCGTCGGCGGCGAAGCCGTTCGTGATGGCCTATCTCACCTCGATCGGCCTCTATCTGCTCTATCGCGCATGGCGCGGGGCCGTGGAGCCCCGCGAGCCCAAGATCATCGAGCCGCTCGGGCTTGCCGGTGGCTTTCTCGATGCGGCGGGCGGCGGCGGCTGGGGGCCGGTGGTGACGTCGAACCTGCTCGTCCAGGGCGCCTCGCCGCGCACGACGATCGGCACCGTCAACACCAGCGAGTTTTTCCTGACCGCGACGATTTCGGCGACGTTCATCGCGACTTTGGGGTTCGCGGCGTTCACCTTTCAGACGCTCGGCATCCTGATCGGCGGGCTGATCGCGGCGCCGTTTGGCGGGTTCCTCGCCAAGCGCGTGCCCGCACGACCGCTGATGGCGATGGTGGGCGTGCTGTTGACGCTGACCAGCGCCTATACCGTGTATCGGGCGCTCGTGGGCTAAGCCATGCGGACCCGGCGGGTCATTCTATCGGTCTCCGCGCGGTGACGGCCGTCCATGGCGCAGCGCCCCCTTCGTAGCCGCCACCGAGATAGCCGACCATCGATACGCCGTCCCACTGCGCCGAACGCGCATAGACCTCCGCAAGCGCAGCGCGGTCCGGATAGTTGAAATAGCGTCCCAGCGAATCGCGCCCCGCGCCGCCGCCGACCTTATAGTTCGCGAAGTGCAGCCCGCCCGGCTTCAATGCCCGGAATATCAGCGCTAGGACGTCGCACAGCGCCGCCATCGGCACGTGCAACAGGCTGGCATTGGCCCAGACCGCGTCATAGGCGCGAATCGCCGACAGCGCGTCGAAGCGCAGCACCCGCACCGGGCGGCCCAACCGTTGCTCGGCCAAAGCGGCCATCGCCGGGATTCCGTCGGTCGGGTCGACGGCAAAGCCATGGGCGATCAGCGCCTCCGCGTCCCGGCCGCTGCCGCATCCGAGTTCAAGGACATGGGCGCCGGGAGGCAGCGCCCGCATAAAGTCTTCGAGAAAGCGGCTGACGCGGGCCTTGCCGTTCGCCACATAGGCAGGTGCATGCTCCGCATAAAAGTCCAGCGTCGCCTGATCATAGGCAGCCGGGTTCGGGGGCGAGGGCACCATGGGGCCAGCCTAGCAAGCGCGCCACCGCGTGCAATGGGGTCGGACCGGAACAGGGATAAGGCAATGCGCACCAAACTGAGCGTCTGCCAGCGCAAGCGGCGCTTCGCTTCTGGACAGGCGGCGATTGCGGCGGCGCAGGAGGCGACGATCGTCCTGCGCCCCTATCGCTGCGATCGGTGCGGCCAGTTCCACCTGACGGGCCGGACCAAGGGGAAGCGCGCGATCCAGCGCCCCGTCGATCAATAGCGGCCTATTGAGTGATTAACTCGATCACTCCGAGCGGACCTTCCAATTTCCCAAGCGCGGTACGGCGGCCTATATCACCTCTCGTACCCAACCACCGCTTCGGAGGAACTACCGCATGTCGCTCATCGGAACCACGATCAAGCCGTTCACCACCCAGGCCTATAAGCAGGGCAAGTTCGTTGAGGTCAGCGACACCGACGTCAAGGGCAAGTGGGCGGTATTCTTCTTCTACCCGGCGGACTTCACCTTTGTCTGCCCGACCGAGCTCGAAGACCTGGCCGGCATCTATCCGACGCTCCAGGGCATGAACGTCGAAGTATACTCGGTCTCGACCGACACGCATTTCAGCCACAAGGCATGGCACGACACCTCGCCCGCGATCGGCAAGATCGACTATTTCATGCTGGGTGATCAGAACCACACGATCTCGAACAACTTCGACATCCTGCGCGCGGGCCAGGGCCTGGCCGATCGCGGCACCTTCGTCGTCGATCCCGAGGGCGTGATCCAGCTCGTCGAGATCACTTCGGAAGGCGTTGGCCGCAACGCAGTCGAGCTGCTCCGCAAGATCAAGGCTGCGCAGTATATCGCGTCGCACCCCGGCGAAGTCTGCCCGGCGAAGTGGGAAGAGGGTGAAGAAACCCTGGCCCCGTCGCTCGACCTGGTCGGCAAGATCTAAGCACCCGCCCCCCCTTTCGGGTGCTTACGCGGCCCGGGGCGGACATCCCTCCCGCCCCGGGCCGTTTCTATTTTGTGAGAGCCCAGCGCTTTTTCACACAGTTTCAGGAGTTTCCCCCATGCTCGACGCCACTCTGACGCAGCAGCTCAAAGCCTATCTCGTGAACATCCGCGAGCCGATCGAGCTCGTCGCCTCGCTGGGCGACGATGCCAAGTCGCGCGAGCTGGGCGAACTGCTGAACGAAATCGCCGCGCTGTCCGACAAGGTCAGCGTCGTCCCCGCCGCCGACGACAAGCGCCGCCCCAGCTTCATGATCCGCCGCACCGGCACCGATATCGGCGTGCGCTTCGCCGGCATCCCGATGGGGCATGAGTTCACCTCGCTGGTGCTCGCACTGCTCCAGGTCGGCGGTCACCCGTCCAAGGCCGCGCAGGAGCTGATCCAGCAGGTCAAGGAACTGGACGGCGATTTCGAATTCGAAACCTATTTCTCGCTGTCGTGCCAGAACTGCCCCGACGTGGTGCAGGCGCTGAACCTGATGGCGGTGCTCAACCCGCGCATCCGCCACACTGCGATCGACGGCGCGCTGTTCCAGGACGAAGTGACCAGCCGCAAGGTGATGGCGGTACCCACCGTGTTCCTCAACGGCGAACCGTTCGGCCAGGGCCGGATGGAGCTGGAGCAGATCGTCGCGAAGATCGACAGCGGCGCCGAAGCCAAGGCGGCGGCAAAGATCGCGCAGAAGGACCCGTTCGACGTGCTGATCGTCGGCGGCGGCCCGGCGGGCGCGGCGGCGGCAATCTACACCGCGCGCAAGGGCATCCGCACCGGCATCGTCGCCGAACGCTTCGGTGGGCAGGTGCTCGACACGATGGGGATCGAGAATTTCATCTCGGTCAGCCACACCGAAGGGCCCAAGCTCGCCGCGCATCTGGAGCAGCACGTCAAGGACTATGACGTCGACATCATGAACCTCCAGCGCGCCGAAAAGCTGATCCCGGCGCGGAGCGAAGGCGGGCTGCACGAAGTCGTGCTGGCCAACGGTGCGCGGGTGAAGGCCAAGGCGCTGATCCTCTCCACGGGTGCCCGCTGGCGCCAGATGAACGTGCCCGGCGAGGACGAGTATCGCAACAAGGGCGTGGCATACTGCCCGCATTGCGACGGCCCGCTGTTCAAGGGCAAGCGCGTCGCGGTGATCGGCGGCGGCAATTCGGGTGTCGAGGCTGCGATCGACCTGGCGGGCATCGTCGCGCACGTCACGCTGATCGAGTATGACAGCCAGCTCCGCGCCGACGCGGTGCTCCAGCGCAAGCTCGCCAGCCTGCCCAACGTCAAGATCCTCACCTCGGCGATGACCACCCGCGTCAATGGCGATGGCGAGAAGGTGTCGGGGCTCAGCTACAAGGACCGCAACAGCGGCACCGAGCACGACATCGAGTTGGAAGGCATCTTCGTCCAGATCGGGCTGGTCCCGAACACCGAATGGCTGAAAGACGCCATCGGCCTCACCCCGCGCGGCGAAATCGAAATCGACGCGCGCGGCGAGACGAGCCAGCCGGGCATCTTCGCCGCGGGCGACGCGACCACGGTGCCGTACAAGCAGATCGTGATCGCGATGGGCGCAGGCTCGACCGCGGCGCTGTCCGCATTCGACTACCTGATCCGCCTGCCCGCTGAGGAACTGGTCGAAGCGGCGGCGTGACGGCCTCTTTCCCCTCCCTGCAAGGGAGGGGATCAAGGGGTGGGTGCGGAAAAGGGCGGGGGTCGATCCCCCGGCCTTTTCCTTTGTCCGATAGCGGCGGAGGCTCGCTGCGCTCGCCACCCACCCCCGCCCCCTCCCTTGAAAGGGAGGGGAGTTTGAGGTGAAAAATCGTAGCAGTCACTATATAGCATAAAACTAATCGAGGGAGACGATCACTGGCCGCCACCTACCTCCCGACGCTCAAGCAGCTCCAATATCTGGTCGCGCTCCACGATTCGGGGCATTTCGGGCGCGCGGCGGAGGCGACCTTCGTCACCCAGTCCACGCTGTCGGCGGGTATCCGCGAGCTGGAGACGCTGATTGGCGTGGTGCTGGTCGAGCGGACCCGGCGCGTTGTCCGCTTCACCCCGCTGGGCGAGCGGATCGTGGCAAAGGCGCGGCGGGTGCTGCGCGAGGCGGATGAACTGGGCGACCTCGCCCGCGCCGCCGGGCGGCCGCTGTCGGGCGAGATGCGGATGAGCGTCATCCCCACCATCGCCCCCTTCCTGCTGCCACGCATCCTCCCGCGGCTGCGCAAGGACTATCCCGACCTCAAGCTGTTCCTCCGCGAGGAAACCAGCGGCCAGGCGTGCGAGGGGCTCCACCATGGCCGCACCGATTGCGTGCTGCTCGCTTTGCCCTTTGCGTGCGGCGAAGTGGAAACCGCGTCGCTGTTCGACGACCGGCTGTTCGTCGCCTTCCCCGATGGCGAGATGGACCCCACCCCCTCGATCCGCCCCGCCGACATCGACGAGACGCGGCTGCTGATGCTCGAGGATGGGCATTGCCTGAAGGACCACGCGCTCGCCGCATGCAACCGCCCGGAACTGCGCGCCGAGGCGACGATGCTCGGCACCTCGCTGCACACGATGGTCCAGATGGTCGATAACGGGCTGGGGCTGACGATGCTGCCCGAAATGGCGATCGACGCAGGGATTTTGGACCATACCCACATCACCGCGCGCCCCCTCGACGCACTCAACGCCTCGCGCCACATCGCGCTGGTGTGGCGCAAGGCCAGCCCCCGCGAGCGCGACTTCCGGTTGCTGGCGGAAGTGCTCGCGGCGACGCGGAGGGGCTAGGCTACGCCTCCCAGGCCGCGCGCAGTTGCTCCATCTGGTGCATGCGTTCGTGCACAATGGCGACCACCTCGATCTCGCCACTTATCTTTTGCCGCCAATAGACGAAATGATGCGCGCACCGACAGAACCAGCCCCCGATGCCGAAGGCGGGGCTGATCTGCCGCCATGCCACGCGCCGATCGGCAATCGCATCGAAGCAATCGAACAGCGTGTTGTAATAACGGTCCGCCTGATCCGCTCCCCATTCCGCATGGGTATACCCATAAATGTCGGCGACCTGCCCCTCGGCCATCGGGGAAAGCCGATAGAGGCTCACCGGTGCCGCGCCCGGAGCCGTTCTAGGAACGACTCGCGATCGACATACACCGCATCCTCCTCCGGCGAGGCGAACGCCCGCTGCAGTTCGGCCTTCAGCGCCTCGAACATCTCGCGCTCGACTCGCTCCTTGTCGCGGCGGATCAGGTCGCGGACATATTCGCTGACATTCTCGTACAGCCCCTCCTCCCCGACATTGCGCGACACGAAATCGCTCAGGGGGCCGGAGATGCGGACGTTGAGGTTCATCGGCTTGGACATGGCCGTAAAGATAAACTGGAATATCCTGTACGGCTAGCCCCAGCGCGCCGCCGCGTCCCCGTCGCTCGCCCGCGCTTCCACCCATGCGGCATCGTCCCCGCGCCGCTCGCGCTTCCAGAAGGGGGCGTCGGTCTTGAGCCGGTCGATCAGGTACGCGCACGCCTCCAGCGCCTCACGCCGGTGCGATGCCGCCGTGCCGACAAAGACGATGCGGTCGCCCGGCACCATCGCCCCGACGCGGTGGACGATCGTCACGCCCAACAGGCGCCAGCGCGCCGTTGCCGCCTCGGCCAGCGCGATCAGCGTCGCGTCGGTCATGCCGGGATAATGTTCGAGCATCAGCTCGGTCACGCCGTCGTCGCCGCGCACCACGCCGGTAAAGCTCGCCACGCCCCCCGCCCCGCGCTCCTCCAGCGCCGCGACTTCGACCGCCAGCTCGATCGGCGCGGGATCGACCGAGACGCGAATCATCCGCCCGTCACCGGCGGAAAGATCGCCACTTCGCGCGCGCCCGCCAGCGGCGCGTCGAGTGCCACGAACTTCTGGTCGATCGCCGCGCGCAGCCGCGCCGGCTCGGCAAAGGCGGCGGCATGGCCGGGGCCCTGTTCGGCCAGCCAGCAGATCAAATCGGCGACATTGACCACCGCTTCGGGCGGGTCGACACGCTCCTGCCCCGTGCCGATGCGTTCGCGCACCCAGGCGAAATAGAGCATCGTGATCGCCATCACGTGTCCATGTGCTTCAGTCCGACTCGCAGATAGTCCCAGCCGGTGATCGCGGTCAGCACCGCCGCCCCCCACAGGGCGATCAGCCCGATTTGCTGCACCCATCCCCATTCGGGGACCGCACCGGCCAGGATCAGCAGCCCCAATGCGCCCAGCTGGAGCGCCGTCTTCCACTTCGCCAGCCGCGACACCGGCAACGAAACCTGGATCCCGCCCAGAAATTCGCGCAGCCCCGACACCGTGATTTCGCGCAGCAGGATGACCAGCGCCGCGACCAGATGCAGCCCGGTGATCCCGCTCGTCGCCGTCGTCTTGCCGACCAGCAACAGGATCACCGCGGCGATCATGATCTTGTCGGCGATCGGATCGAGGAACACGCCGAGCTTCGAAACGGTGCCCTGCGCGCGCGCAAGATAGCCGTCGAAATAATCGGTTACGCCCATCAGGCAGTAGATCGCGAAGGCAACGGCATAGCCCGCCCGCCATTCAGGCCACCACAGGAATGCCGCCAGCAGCGGCACGGTGACGATCCTCGACAAAGTGAGGATATTGGGGAGCGTCAGCATCCGCGCGCTGTAACACCCTCTAGCCTCAAGCGGAATAAGCGTTGCTGGGGTCCGTGCCGCTCGGCTATGTCGGCGCCTCGCCGGCGGGTTTCCGCTGTTGAAAGGTTTGGAGAAGAAATGATCGGTGCGCTCGGTTTGATGAAGGAGCGCCGGTTCCTGCCCTTGTTCTGCACGCAGTTCCTGGGCGCGTTCAACGACAATCTGTTCAAGAACGCGATGGTATTCTTCGCGACGTACCAGATCTTCAGCTCGGTCGAGGCGGAGACCAAGTTCAGCGCCATCGCCACCGGCATCTTCATCCTCCCCTTCTTCCTCTTCTCCGCGCTCGCCGGGCAACTTGCCGACAGTTACGACAAGGCGCGGATCATGCGGATCATCAAGGCCGCCGAAATCGGCATCATGCTGGTCGGCGCGGCGGGAATTTTCCTCAAAAGCCTGCCGCTGATGCTCGTCGCCTTGGTCGGGATGGGCATTCATTCGACCTTTTTCGGCCCGATCAAATATGCGGTGCTGCCCCAGCATCTGGATGAGGACCAGGTGCTCGCCGGCACCGGCATGGTCGAGGCCGGCACCTATATCGCGATTCTCTGTGGCACGATCGCCGGCGGCCTGATCAGCCCCACCGCGGCGGCGATTACGGTCATCGCGATCGCGACGCTCGGCTGGTTCACCTCGCTGAAGATCCCGCCCGCCCCGCCGCTGGTCTCGCTAAAGCTCGATTTCAACATCTTCCGATCGTCCTACCGGCTGATCGCCGCGACGATGCACATCCGGCGGCTGTTCCTCGCGATCATCGCGATCAGCGTGTTCTGGACGATCGCCGCGGTGCTCGCGGTGCTGTTCCCGCCGCTGGTCAAGAACGTGTTCCATTCGCAAAAGGACGTCGCCAGCGTCTTCCTGGCGATCTTCTCGGTCGGGATCGCGATCGGATCGGTGATCATCAACCGGCTGTTGAAGGGGCATGTCTCGGCCAAATACGCCGTCGCCTCGGTGCTCGCGATGGCGGTGTTCGTCGCCGATTTCCACTTCGCAGCGCGCTTCTGGCCGATCCATGACGGGCCGCTGCTCAAGACGATCGACTTCATTTCGATGCCGTCGGCGTGGCGGGTGCTCGTCGACCTGTCGGCGATCTCGATCACCGGCGGGATGTTCGTGGTGCCGCTCTACGCCTTTCTGACGACCACGGTGGAAAAGTCGCAGACAGCGCGCACCGTCGCGGCGAACAACATCGTCAATTCGGGGTTCATGGTCGCGGGATCGGTGGGGATTTTCGGCATCACCAACATCCCCGGCGTCAGCGTCGACGATGCGATCTGGGTGGTATTCGCGCTGTGCCTCGCCTCGGCGGTTGCGGCATGGCGGCTGCACAAGGCCGAGGACGCGCCGCATGTGCCGGACGCGCTGCCCTGAGGCCCGACGCGCTACCCTGAGGCCGGCTACGCCTTCAGGCTACCAACAGCCTCGCGCCGACCTGGTCAGAGGATGAAGGTCGAGATGCAGATGAAGAACGCGGCGAAGCTCAGCACGAACAACCGCACGTCGCGATCGTCGCGCATCCGCTGCTCATAGGCCGCGACTCGGCGCACATGGGTGCGGAACGGGTGGCGGCGGGGCTCTACCGCAAGTGCGACATGGCGTTGCATGCCGAAGAGTTAACACCTTGTTTACGAATTGGGCCAGCCCGCAATCGCGACGGCGCGAGTCCAGCTTCGAAACATTTGAAACGTCCGGATCAGCCCGGCGCGCGTCCTGTCGTCGCGCGGACCATCAGTTCGTGGCCGAGGGTAAGCAGCGGGTTCGGGGCATTGCCCGAAAGCATCAGGTCCGCCGCGGCCCAGGCCAGTTCGCGCACCGGCTGGCGAATCGTCGTCAGCGGCGGCCACACCGCGCGGGCCAGGTCCGAATCGTCGAACCCGGCGATCGACAGCGCGTCGGGAATCGCAATGTCGGCTTCATGCGCAACCGCCAGCGCGCCCGCCGCCATGTCGTCATTGCCGGCGAAGATCGCAGTCGGGCGCGGATCCCGCTGGAGCAGCATGCGCGCCGATTCGCCCCCTGAGGCGAAACTATAATCGCCCGCCACCACCAGCGCCGGATCGAACGCGATCCCGCTGGCCTCCAACGCGGCGCGATAGCCTTGCAGGCGATCCGCCGAGGACACGTGGCTTTCGGGCCCGCTGATGAACGCGATATCGCGGTGCCCCAGCCCGATCAAATGCTGGGTCAGTTCCCGCGCCGCGGCGACGTCGTCCATCGACGTCGCCATCCCCGCGCCCTTGCGAATACCCGGAGCGATTCGAACATAGGCGATGCCGCGCCGGTCCAGTTCGTCGAGCAATGCGGTCGCCTCGGTAACCGGCGGCGACAGGATCAGGCCGTCGAGATGCGTCTCGTCGATCAGCGCCAGGACGTTCTGGACCAGATCGCCCGACTGGCTGTCAACCGGCTGGAGCAACAGGCGAAATCCCAGCTCGGTGCAGCGTTGCTGCGCGCCGGCCTGGGTGTGGAAGACATAATAGGGGCTGGGATTGTCATAGAGCAGCGCGACTTGGAACGACTTCCGCCCGGCCAGCGTGCGCGCGGCGTGGCTGGGGCGAAAATTAAGCCTGGCAACGACTTCCTCGACCCGGCGGCGGGTCTCTTCGCTGACATGCTTTTCGTTGTTGAGCACGCGCGACACGGTCTTGAAAGAGACCCCCGCGATCTTCGACACTTCCTTGATCGTGGGACGTCCGCTCATATCGTTCCCCCGCCGAATGCGAATGCGCTCGGGTGTCGCACGCTTATTTGACACCGCTGCCTTGACGCAAGCGCCGAGTTCCGCCGGCACCGATCCCGACGCCGCTCCGAGCATCTGATACTGATGCCGGGGCAGCGCAACTATCGAACATAGCCGCAATATCCGCGATCAGATTCTATTTGTCGGACTAACGTTGACGACTCATACCGTCCGTGCATATGATCAGATCATATACGATAAGATATATAAAAACACAGGAGAGGGGGCTAACATGCCTAGATTGGAAAACTACGCTCGAGGTGCGTCTGCAATTGCGCTGGCTGCTGCGCTGGTCGTCGGGGGGGCTGCGCACGCGCAGACCACGCCGCCGCCAACGAGCAGCGAGCCCGTGCAGGCAGAGGAGGACAGGCCTGCGGTGCCGGCGCCGGTGCAAAGCGCCGAGACCATCGCCAACCAGGAAATCATCGTCACGGGTTCGCGGATCAAGGGCGTCGCCCCGGTCGGTTCGAACCTCGTGTCGGTCGGCCTCGAGACGATCGAGAAGACCGCGCCGGTCAACCTGTCGCAGCTCGTGAACACCGTGCCCTCGATCTCGACGTCGGGATCGCTGGCGCAGGCCGAAAGCGCATATTCCTATTACTCGCCGCAGATCCACAGCCTGGCAGGCTCGTCGTCCAACACCACGCTGGTGATTGTCGACGGCCTGCGCCTGCCCGGCGGCGGCCAGCAGTTCAACCAGACCGATCCGAACATCATCCCGGTAAGCGCGATCCAGCGCGTCGAAGTGCTCGCCGACGGCGCCTCGACTGCCTATGGCTCGGACGCCGTCGCGGGCGTGGTCAACTACATCACGCGCCGCACCTATGACGGGTTCGAAATGAACGTCCAGAAGGGCTTCGGCGACAGCTACCGCAACACTTCGGTCAGCGGCATCTGGGGCAAGACCTGGGGCACCGGCGGCGTCTATGTCGCGGGATCGTGGACCGAGCAGAACATCCTGTACAACCGCGATCGCCCGTTCACCAGCCGCGGCGACTATCGCTCGCTCGGCGGTTCGAACAACCTCAGCTTCTCGTGCCCCGACGCGACGATCACCGTCCAGCAGCGCGGCGGCGCCGCCGGTTCCAACATCGCCAACCAGGTGTTCCTGGGCCCGAACGCCACTTCGTCGGTCGCCAATACCGGCGCCAACGCGCCGTGCAACAACTCGCTGTACAGCGTGATGGTCCCCGGCCAGGGCCGCGGCAACGTCTACATGAAAGTCGTCAATGATTTCGGCGACAAGGTGTCGATGCAGTTCACGCTGAACTATAATCGCCAGCGCACGCATTCGCCGGGGACGCCGGGCACGATCAACGCGCTTGCCTATGGCGCGGGCGCTACCGGCGGCGCGACCAATCGTTTCCCCGATCAGTACAACCCATTCTTCGTGGCACCGGCCGGCGCGCCGACCACGACGATCGAGAACGTCAACGTCCTCGCGCTGCGCGCCGATGGCGATTATGGCGAGACGCGAACGCAGGCCGACGTGATCTATGCGACCTTCGTCGCCAATTACGCGATCAACGACAAATGGTCGCTGACCTTCAGCGACGCAGCAGGCTGGAACCGTTCGGGCACGGACGCGCTCAACACCTTCTGCGGTGCCTGCGCCAACCTCGCGCTGAACGGCACCACTCAGAACGGCAACGTGCTGGCATCGGCGGTCGCGGGGCAGAATGTCGTCGCGCTCAACCTGCCGCTGACCACCGCCAACGCCATCGATGTGTGGCGCCGCCTCGACAGCCCGACCAACCGCACCTCGGCGGCGGTCCAGCGTTCGCTCTATTCGAACGACTCAGGCAATACGAACCTCAACCAGTTCAACCAGGTCAAACTCGACTTGCAGGGCGCGCTGTTCGCACTGCCCGGCGGCGATCTGAAGGTTGCGATCGGCGGCGAATATTTCTGGCAGGACCAGCAGCAGAAGTTCATCGGCGGCAACAATACCGGCCCGACGACGACGGGTTCGGGCTATCGCAACTATGAATATGGCCGCAACGTCAAGTCGGTGTACGGCGAAGTCTACATCCCGGTCGTCGGTCCGGAGATGGAAATCCCCTTCATCCACAAGATCGACGTGTCGATCGCGGGTCGCTATGACAAGTTCAGTGACGTCGGCGACACGTCGAACCCGAAATTCGCGGCGAACTGGGAAGTGGTCGAGGGGCTCAAGCTCCGCGGCAACTATTCGCGCGCGTTCGTGGCGCCGCCGATCGGGGTGATCGGCGACCCCAGCCAGGGCTATCTCTACGCCTCGGGCTCGGTCGGGCCGACGGGCGCGCTCAACGTGCCCGTCTCGGCTTTCCCGAACGTCGTCAGCGTGCCCGGCGCGCGCATCCTCGACGCCAGCGGAAACGTATCGAGCACGCCCTGCACCGCGGCGAACGTGGCTGCGGTCGCCAATGCGCGGTGCCAGATCGGCACCGGACAGGCGGCGGACGGCAGCGCCGTCGGCGCGATGCGGCGTCAGCTCGGCGGCGGCTTCACCAACGAAGTCCCGCAAAAGGGGCGCAGCTGGTCGGTCGGCGTCGACTTCGCGCCGCGCTTCCTGCCCGGTTTCATGGCCGCGGTGACCTATTTCCACAACACCTTCATCGGCGGCGTGAGTTCGCCCAGCCCCGACGCGATCGTCAACGCCGCCGGTCTGCGCAACCTGCTGACGCTCTGCACCCAGCCCACGGGTTGCACCGCGGATCAGGTCAACACCTTCGCCAACATCCCGAACGGTGCGACGATCGGCGGCACGGTGCCGCTGGTGGTGGCCTATATGATCGACCAGTCGTCGCGGAACGCACTCGATCTCAACCTCGACGGCATCGACGGGTCGTTCAGCTACCGTACCCCCGAAACCGGCGTCGGCCGCTTCTCGCTGGGCACTGCGTTTACCTGGTTCACCAAGTTCCGTCAGAGCTTCACCGGCAGCCCCGACTTCTCGATCCTGAATACCTCGGGGTTCAACACGACCTTCCCGTCGGTGGCGTTCAAGAACCGCGCGCAATTCGGGTGGGAATATTCCGGCTTCGCAGCCGATATATTCTGGAACTACACCGGCGCCTATCGCAACTGGGGCCAGTCGATCGCGGCGATCACCCGTGACGCGAACGGCAATCCCAGCGGCGGCGGCGACCGCGTCCGCCCGAACAACATCTTCGATCTCCACCTTCAATATACGATCGGCGGCGAGAGCCTGATGCGCGGCTGGCAGATCTATGCCGATGTCCAGAACGTGTTCGACAAGGACCCGC from Sphingomonas hengshuiensis encodes the following:
- a CDS encoding sulfite exporter TauE/SafE family protein, encoding MIFGVDLSALLPFIAVGFAAQMVDGALGMAFGIINSTLLVSFLGVPPAHASAMVHAVETFTTAASGASHVLHRNINWRLFFRLVIPGMIGGALGAYVLSNIDASAAKPFVMAYLTSIGLYLLYRAWRGAVEPREPKIIEPLGLAGGFLDAAGGGGWGPVVTSNLLVQGASPRTTIGTVNTSEFFLTATISATFIATLGFAAFTFQTLGILIGGLIAAPFGGFLAKRVPARPLMAMVGVLLTLTSAYTVYRALVG
- a CDS encoding type II toxin-antitoxin system RelE/ParE family toxin, which gives rise to MSLYRLSPMAEGQVADIYGYTHAEWGADQADRYYNTLFDCFDAIADRRVAWRQISPAFGIGGWFCRCAHHFVYWRQKISGEIEVVAIVHERMHQMEQLRAAWEA
- a CDS encoding class I SAM-dependent methyltransferase is translated as MVPSPPNPAAYDQATLDFYAEHAPAYVANGKARVSRFLEDFMRALPPGAHVLELGCGSGRDAEALIAHGFAVDPTDGIPAMAALAEQRLGRPVRVLRFDALSAIRAYDAVWANASLLHVPMAALCDVLALIFRALKPGGLHFANYKVGGGAGRDSLGRYFNYPDRAALAEVYARSAQWDGVSMVGYLGGGYEGGAAPWTAVTARRPIE
- a CDS encoding hydrogen peroxide-inducible genes activator → MAATYLPTLKQLQYLVALHDSGHFGRAAEATFVTQSTLSAGIRELETLIGVVLVERTRRVVRFTPLGERIVAKARRVLREADELGDLARAAGRPLSGEMRMSVIPTIAPFLLPRILPRLRKDYPDLKLFLREETSGQACEGLHHGRTDCVLLALPFACGEVETASLFDDRLFVAFPDGEMDPTPSIRPADIDETRLLMLEDGHCLKDHALAACNRPELRAEATMLGTSLHTMVQMVDNGLGLTMLPEMAIDAGILDHTHITARPLDALNASRHIALVWRKASPRERDFRLLAEVLAATRRG
- the ahpC gene encoding alkyl hydroperoxide reductase subunit C, coding for MSLIGTTIKPFTTQAYKQGKFVEVSDTDVKGKWAVFFFYPADFTFVCPTELEDLAGIYPTLQGMNVEVYSVSTDTHFSHKAWHDTSPAIGKIDYFMLGDQNHTISNNFDILRAGQGLADRGTFVVDPEGVIQLVEITSEGVGRNAVELLRKIKAAQYIASHPGEVCPAKWEEGEETLAPSLDLVGKI
- the epsC gene encoding serine O-acetyltransferase EpsC; this encodes MFQRLTAYIDSIRARDPAPRSRAEILLYPGVWALGYHRIAHALFRRRWYFAARAVNHWSRWMTAIDIHPGATIGRNFFIDHGFVVIGETAEIGDNVTIYQCVTLGGTSPDNGVAGKRHPTLMDGVILGSGAQVLGPIIVGERARVGANAVVTKDVPEGAVMVGIPARSTLVEAQAWQRDFVPYGTPCSEMFDPATQKLELMRCELETLRKRLDTMIAERASEDRSEQRDRA
- the ahpF gene encoding alkyl hydroperoxide reductase subunit F, which translates into the protein MLDATLTQQLKAYLVNIREPIELVASLGDDAKSRELGELLNEIAALSDKVSVVPAADDKRRPSFMIRRTGTDIGVRFAGIPMGHEFTSLVLALLQVGGHPSKAAQELIQQVKELDGDFEFETYFSLSCQNCPDVVQALNLMAVLNPRIRHTAIDGALFQDEVTSRKVMAVPTVFLNGEPFGQGRMELEQIVAKIDSGAEAKAAAKIAQKDPFDVLIVGGGPAGAAAAIYTARKGIRTGIVAERFGGQVLDTMGIENFISVSHTEGPKLAAHLEQHVKDYDVDIMNLQRAEKLIPARSEGGLHEVVLANGARVKAKALILSTGARWRQMNVPGEDEYRNKGVAYCPHCDGPLFKGKRVAVIGGGNSGVEAAIDLAGIVAHVTLIEYDSQLRADAVLQRKLASLPNVKILTSAMTTRVNGDGEKVSGLSYKDRNSGTEHDIELEGIFVQIGLVPNTEWLKDAIGLTPRGEIEIDARGETSQPGIFAAGDATTVPYKQIVIAMGAGSTAALSAFDYLIRLPAEELVEAAA